The proteins below are encoded in one region of Saccopteryx leptura isolate mSacLep1 chromosome 1, mSacLep1_pri_phased_curated, whole genome shotgun sequence:
- the LOC136388480 gene encoding basic salivary proline-rich protein 1-like gives MHIPGKKGPTFQQPERKFLAKGGGKGVWAQGFPNPKDPGKPAQAWEKDRKPHPGAQYSVPGKKVPMVSHTLVPKLGPGVRVGRPSPRRGIHSPKGRCLGIRIPRNHTVLCRGGRDPSSLRAPSSETGSTRARANTSAQNHRGRFLTLSSPQEVSHFISALTERWGNGSDSPRTAPGGGGARLPGKGGPRWPFQRPPGRAPGPPAGRGSPHLFPTRRGAARARPGRGVAAARGHGAAAGPGWEQSVPAWARLLPARLRRAVCKHKVSQGAGERVRELGSWSSRRPSPHPRPQARPATYLSGPAAPCGLRPVSPRGAWSSLGSQPGPAAARWGCPSAPPGAAQLRGVLPPRRAAPAAARPSPAGASHFVGSSAGSGCAPPSRSSRDAGSLAPAPGSGTPASPPPAQPWFRPGLLPAAPPPPAPRPPRRMGVPFRPPVALSGPQGRPAPDSEGLRLSPGCEWLRAGGAATFTRRGSQSAAREDHVDQT, from the exons ATGCACATTCCTGGCAAGAAGGGCCCTACCTTCCAGCAGCCAGAAAGGAAGTTTCTGGCCAAAGGTGGAGGAAAGGGGGTGTG GGCTCAGGGGTTCCCCAACCCCAAGGATCCTGGGAAACCTGCCCAGGCCTGGGAGAAGGACAGAAAACCCCACCCAGGGGCCCAGTACTCAGTGCCAGGAAAGAAGGTTCCCATGGTCTCCCACACCTTAGTGCCAAAGCTGGGGCCAGG AGTCCGAGTGGGGCGCCCCAGTCCGAGAAGAGGAATCCACAGCCCTAAGGGCCGCTGCCTCGGAATCCGCATCCCGCGAAATCACACGGTCCTTTGCCGGGGAGGCCGGGACCCGTCGTCGCTCAGAGCACCTTCTAGCGAAACAGGGTCTACCCGGGCTCGGGCCAA CACCAGCGCACAGAATCACAGGGGCCGGTTCCTGACGCTCTCAAGTCCCCAAGAAGTTTCCCACTTCATCTCCGCGCTGACCGAGCGCTGGGGGAACGGCAGCGACTCGCCCCGAACCGC gccgggcgggggcggggcgcggcTCCCGGGGAAGGGCGGGCCCCGGTGGCCCTTCCAGCGCCCCCCCGGCCGAGCTCCGGGCCCCCCCGCCGGCCGCGGGAGCCCCCACCTGTTCCCGACGCGGCGCGGGGCCGCGAGGGCCCGGCCCGGGCGGGGTGTCGCGGCCGCGCGGGGTCACGGCGCCGCAGCCGGCCCCGGCTGGGAACAAAGTGTGCCGGCCTGGGCCCGGCTCCTCCCGGCGCGGCTCCGGCGGGCAGTTTGCAAACACAAAGTGAGCCAGGGAGCGGGCGAGAGAGTGCGCGAGCTCGGGAGTTGGTCCAGTCGCCGGCCCAGCCCCCACCCGCGTCCCCAGGCTCGGCCCGCCACCTACCTGTCCGGCCCGGCCGCTCCGTGCGGGCTCCGGCCCGTCAGCCCGCGCGGGGCATGGAGCTCGCTCGGGTCGCAGCCCGGGCCCGCCGCCGCCCGCTGGGGCTGCCCCTCCGCGCCGCCCGGCGCCGCGCAGCTCCGGGGCGTCCTCCCTCCGCGCCGCGCCGCGCCTGCCGCCGCGCGCCCTAGCCCCGCCGGGGCATCGCACTTTGTGGGCAGCTCGGCTGGCTCCGGCTGTGCTCCTCCTTCCCGGTCCTCCCGCGACGCTGGTTCGCTCGCTCCGGCTCCGGGCTCCGGGACCCCGGCGTCCCCGCCCCCGGCCCAGCCCTGGTTCCGGCCCGGGCTCCTCCCCGCGGCGCCGCCGCCGCCTGCGCCGCGCCCTCCTCGCAGGATGGGGGTTCCGTTCCGGCCGCCGGTCGCACTGTCCGGTCCGCAGGGGCGACCGGCTCCGGACTCCGAGGGGCTGCGACTGAGCCCGGGCTGCGAGTGGCTGCGAGCGGGCG GTGCAGCAACTTTCACCAGGCGAGGCAGCCAGTCGGCAGCGAGAGAAGACCACGTGGACCAAACTTAG